The proteins below are encoded in one region of Sphingobacterium sp. R2:
- a CDS encoding Crp/Fnr family transcriptional regulator: MIYENILKNVSKCITLTAEEIAQFTGILTTKKVPKKTMLLNEGEICQFEGYVQKGCVRIYYLDENGFEVTLAFAVEDWWISDIASFHYHTPSSLYMETLEDSEFLMLTPDTKERLLETIPKFERVFRMLVQRRLAVLQNRLIHTMAKPAADRYLEFIELYPTISQRVPQYYIASYLGVSPEFVSIIRKRLAAKK; encoded by the coding sequence ATGATATACGAAAATATTCTAAAAAATGTGTCTAAGTGCATTACGTTGACCGCGGAAGAGATCGCGCAGTTCACGGGTATACTCACAACAAAAAAGGTCCCCAAGAAGACCATGTTATTGAATGAGGGAGAAATCTGTCAGTTTGAAGGTTATGTGCAAAAAGGCTGTGTGCGGATCTACTACTTGGATGAAAATGGCTTTGAAGTAACCTTAGCCTTTGCGGTGGAAGACTGGTGGATCAGCGATATTGCATCCTTTCATTATCATACACCTTCCAGTCTCTATATGGAAACATTGGAAGACAGCGAATTTTTAATGCTGACACCGGATACTAAAGAGAGATTATTAGAGACTATTCCAAAATTTGAACGTGTATTTCGTATGCTGGTTCAGCGCCGGCTAGCCGTTTTGCAGAACAGGTTGATCCATACGATGGCCAAACCTGCAGCGGATCGATACCTCGAATTTATTGAACTATACCCGACTATTTCCCAAAGGGTGCCGCAATACTATATTGCATCCTATCTGGGGGTCTCGCCCGAATTTGTCAGTATTATACGCAAACGGCTTGCTGCAAAGAAATAG
- a CDS encoding helix-turn-helix domain-containing protein, with the protein MSIKDSDFGNAFLYSCYFEKVFGHEQFIPEHVVFFQISGETHLDHQKGKMVATEGQIVVARKNQLAKAFKYPAKNDIYKSVSVVLQANRLKQYAMDHHLNSDRKYAGEPNSVLESNLFIKSYFESLTPYAEAGDRVSHQMEQIKIYELITLLLESYPQLKELLFDFSEPHKIDLEQFMVKNYRYNVPLENFAKLTGRSLASFKRDFEKIFQTSPRKWLQEKRLSEAYYLIKSRRQKPADFYLDLGFENLSHFYASFKEKFGITPATVNSVV; encoded by the coding sequence ATGAGTATAAAAGACAGTGATTTTGGGAATGCTTTTTTGTATTCCTGTTATTTTGAGAAAGTATTTGGTCATGAACAGTTCATTCCCGAACACGTCGTTTTTTTTCAGATTTCCGGTGAAACGCATCTTGACCATCAGAAAGGCAAAATGGTCGCCACTGAAGGACAGATCGTTGTCGCGCGCAAAAACCAATTGGCCAAAGCTTTTAAGTATCCCGCGAAAAATGATATCTATAAATCTGTTTCGGTAGTTTTGCAAGCCAATCGCCTGAAGCAGTATGCGATGGATCATCATCTAAATTCGGATAGAAAGTATGCGGGCGAGCCTAACAGTGTACTCGAAAGCAACTTGTTTATCAAAAGTTATTTTGAATCACTGACGCCCTATGCCGAGGCAGGCGACCGTGTGAGCCATCAAATGGAACAGATCAAGATCTATGAATTAATTACTTTACTATTGGAGAGTTACCCGCAGCTTAAGGAGCTCCTGTTTGACTTTTCGGAGCCCCATAAGATAGATCTTGAACAGTTTATGGTCAAAAATTACAGGTACAATGTACCTCTTGAAAACTTTGCCAAGCTGACAGGACGCAGTTTGGCCAGTTTTAAGCGTGATTTTGAAAAGATATTTCAGACTTCACCCCGAAAATGGCTACAGGAAAAGCGTCTTTCCGAGGCCTATTATCTGATTAAAAGCAGGCGTCAAAAGCCTGCTGATTTTTATCTTGATCTCGGTTTCGAAAACCTTTCTCATTTTTATGCCTCTTTCAAGGAAAAGTTTGGGATCACTCCAGCCACTGTCAATTCAGTCGTTTAG
- a CDS encoding sensor histidine kinase, with protein MNSANRNIYPWAFGMSFLILTLLIGFLIFNTYKLEDRNYQIGQLGQIQNAYGAAVMDDKIFPGGNTIFQTSLVPCLSLWSSKVPAGTFDSAKFAQQCMEPFLKHLRQEQSLDSIFQQIIQQQQLDKDLVYLFHFDKLEVYDSTAKVWKVLYETVRDNPAGAIAGRLENTGVNNRVFELSVSDKSPSPYRFTYSLYVDYENRGWRIVQQMAPVFLLSLTCIAVIVLLSYRTYSNWISQRKLADLKTSFLNHMRHEFNTPLTTILISAHSLIDRETGKDDKEVAQIGRIVERQAKRLKAYFEQVMGSVALQERQPKIVQLPLNGLTEQLLDELRLRYHDEIELRYEALMSDIEMKLDEDYYFSILDNLVSNAIKFNDSNEKYIRFTWQFTEDQYCLKIADNGSGISPDERAKVFTAFYRGRLSGNKPGLGLGLYYIKSCLDRLGWAIHMEERASAGTIFYIYMGNAASNGKRQD; from the coding sequence ATGAACAGCGCCAATAGAAATATATATCCCTGGGCATTTGGTATGAGCTTCCTGATCTTGACCCTGCTGATCGGTTTTCTGATCTTCAATACCTATAAGCTTGAAGATCGAAATTACCAGATCGGACAGCTCGGACAAATCCAGAATGCCTATGGTGCTGCAGTAATGGATGATAAGATATTCCCCGGTGGGAATACGATATTTCAGACTTCATTGGTGCCCTGTCTTTCGCTTTGGTCTAGCAAGGTGCCTGCTGGTACATTTGATTCCGCTAAATTTGCTCAGCAATGTATGGAACCTTTTCTCAAACACTTGCGGCAAGAACAATCACTGGATAGTATCTTTCAGCAGATCATACAGCAACAGCAACTTGATAAAGATCTTGTTTATCTGTTTCATTTTGATAAATTGGAAGTTTACGATTCCACAGCTAAGGTTTGGAAAGTGTTGTATGAAACGGTACGTGATAATCCTGCTGGCGCCATAGCTGGTCGGCTAGAAAATACGGGGGTTAATAATCGGGTATTTGAACTGTCTGTGAGTGATAAAAGTCCAAGTCCCTATCGGTTTACCTATAGCCTATATGTAGATTATGAGAATCGGGGCTGGCGGATTGTACAACAGATGGCACCCGTATTTTTGCTGTCTTTGACCTGTATTGCGGTCATTGTTCTGCTTAGTTACCGGACTTATAGCAATTGGATCAGCCAGCGCAAGCTTGCCGATCTCAAAACAAGTTTTCTGAACCATATGCGCCATGAATTCAATACCCCGCTGACGACAATCCTCATCAGTGCACACAGTTTGATCGATCGTGAAACAGGGAAAGACGATAAGGAGGTGGCACAAATTGGGCGCATCGTAGAAAGGCAAGCCAAACGACTCAAAGCTTATTTTGAACAGGTTATGGGATCTGTGGCCTTACAGGAACGACAGCCAAAGATCGTTCAGCTTCCGCTGAACGGGCTCACAGAGCAGCTGCTGGATGAGCTTCGCTTGCGGTATCATGATGAGATCGAACTCCGATACGAAGCATTAATGTCTGACATTGAAATGAAGCTAGACGAAGATTATTATTTTTCGATCTTAGATAACCTCGTATCCAATGCCATCAAATTTAATGACAGTAATGAAAAGTACATTCGGTTTACCTGGCAGTTCACGGAAGACCAATACTGTCTTAAAATAGCAGATAATGGTTCTGGTATAAGCCCTGATGAACGGGCTAAAGTATTTACAGCATTTTATCGGGGAAGATTATCAGGAAATAAACCGGGGCTTGGATTGGGACTATATTACATCAAATCCTGTTTGGACCGTTTGGGATGGGCAATTCATATGGAAGAGCGGGCAAGTGCGGGTACGATTTTTTATATTTACATGGGCAATGCAGCATCCAATGGCAAAAGACAAGATTGA
- a CDS encoding MBL fold metallo-hydrolase, whose product MRIRKNSNKWLRFLKRIILGLAVFIAFIGLYIMMHPQFGKRPSGERLQRIQLSKQFKNGKFRNTSPTPMLSQPWTVALYDYFFKRSNETSPQYNIPTVHVDWKKLLEQSHGLVWFGHSSYLLHVDGKNILVDPVFSGSASPIPGSVKAFKGTDVSIVSDLPAIDFLFISHDHYDHMDYKTLKALQPRVGKVIVGLGVGAHLEYWGYRPEQIIEKDWWDEVDLGDGFQVTVAPARHFSGRGIFTANTLWASYALKTPTKKLYLGGDSGYDSHFKEIGNQLGPFDLAILENGQYDLSWKHIHMMPEEVVQAAHDLKASVLFPVHSSKFVLANHAWYEPLERISKEAIRQQQPLLTPMIGQVIDLDQPPLTPSYWWKK is encoded by the coding sequence ATGAGAATAAGAAAAAACAGCAATAAGTGGCTTCGATTTTTGAAAAGAATAATCCTAGGACTCGCCGTTTTCATCGCTTTCATCGGATTATACATTATGATGCATCCACAATTTGGCAAAAGGCCTTCGGGCGAAAGACTGCAGCGCATACAGCTATCTAAGCAATTTAAAAACGGAAAATTCCGTAATACGAGTCCAACGCCCATGCTCTCACAGCCTTGGACTGTAGCGCTATATGATTATTTTTTTAAGCGTTCGAACGAAACAAGTCCCCAATATAATATACCCACAGTACATGTCGACTGGAAGAAACTACTCGAGCAGTCTCATGGGCTTGTTTGGTTTGGCCACTCCTCCTACTTGCTACATGTAGATGGCAAAAATATCCTTGTAGACCCTGTCTTTAGCGGCAGCGCCTCTCCAATTCCCGGCAGTGTAAAGGCTTTTAAAGGCACGGATGTGTCGATTGTATCGGACCTACCGGCAATCGACTTCCTATTTATATCGCACGACCATTACGATCATATGGACTACAAAACACTAAAGGCATTGCAGCCCCGGGTTGGAAAGGTCATTGTTGGTCTTGGTGTCGGCGCTCACCTTGAATATTGGGGATATCGTCCTGAACAGATTATCGAAAAAGATTGGTGGGATGAGGTTGACCTGGGGGACGGTTTTCAGGTAACAGTCGCTCCAGCACGACATTTCTCAGGCCGTGGTATCTTTACGGCTAATACATTATGGGCTTCCTACGCGCTCAAGACGCCCACAAAGAAACTCTATTTAGGAGGGGACAGTGGGTATGATAGCCACTTTAAAGAAATCGGAAACCAATTGGGACCTTTTGACTTGGCTATCTTGGAAAATGGCCAATATGACCTCAGCTGGAAACATATCCACATGATGCCAGAAGAGGTTGTTCAAGCAGCACATGACCTCAAAGCTTCCGTACTATTTCCTGTTCATTCCTCCAAGTTTGTACTGGCCAATCACGCCTGGTATGAACCTTTAGAACGCATTTCCAAGGAAGCAATACGACAACAACAGCCTTTGCTTACCCCCATGATCGGTCAGGTCATTGACCTCGATCAGCCCCCTTTAACACCTAGCTATTGGTGGAAAAAATAG
- a CDS encoding RagB/SusD family nutrient uptake outer membrane protein has protein sequence MKLNINNNILLFAITSATLLVSSCSKFVELGAPPNQVLAGEAFATDASANSVIRGLYTTTLSINLPGTSTFYTGVAADDLQYNSADPNTSEFASNNLLNTNYNVANFWYNTYQLIKNANNAISGLEASTSLTPSVKDQLLGEAKFFRAYAYFYLVNLYGDVPLQLRDDLHAFEDAVLPRTPAQQVYDQIIADLKDAESKMAPTYDATASPRGRANKAAASALLARVYLYQKDYQNAESYATKVLQSTDYGMPTPDKNFVNSSNEVILQLGNQTGVTTFGANYITTATVTPGYTLPDAVYNSFETLPTPDLRKINWTSSKTVSNKTYYAITKYKASSGAGSEYHVMLRLAEQYLIRAEARAKLGKLTEARTDLDAVRSRAGLAGLNTSLNQSQLLSAIETERLHEFFGEFGHRWLDLKRTDRANAVLAPIKSNWQTTDVLFPIPQAQILINRNLTQNPGYEN, from the coding sequence ATGAAATTAAACATCAATAACAATATATTATTATTCGCCATCACCAGTGCAACGCTGCTTGTTAGCTCCTGTTCAAAATTTGTGGAGTTGGGTGCTCCTCCAAATCAGGTGCTAGCGGGTGAAGCGTTCGCTACAGACGCTTCTGCAAATAGCGTGATCAGAGGGTTGTATACCACAACATTAAGCATTAATCTTCCTGGAACGTCAACGTTCTATACTGGGGTAGCAGCCGACGACCTTCAGTACAATTCGGCCGACCCCAATACCTCCGAATTCGCGAGTAATAATCTGCTGAATACAAATTATAATGTTGCCAACTTTTGGTACAATACCTATCAGCTTATCAAAAATGCGAATAACGCGATATCCGGTCTCGAAGCATCCACCTCCCTTACCCCAAGTGTAAAGGATCAACTCCTGGGAGAAGCAAAATTTTTTAGAGCTTATGCCTATTTCTATCTCGTCAATCTGTATGGTGATGTGCCGTTACAATTGCGCGATGACCTGCATGCATTTGAAGACGCTGTACTACCGCGGACGCCCGCACAGCAAGTGTACGATCAGATTATTGCAGATCTTAAAGATGCGGAGAGCAAAATGGCACCAACTTATGATGCTACTGCCAGTCCAAGAGGGCGCGCCAATAAGGCTGCCGCCAGCGCTTTACTGGCCAGAGTATATCTTTACCAAAAAGATTATCAAAATGCCGAATCTTATGCAACTAAAGTTTTGCAGTCAACCGATTACGGTATGCCCACACCTGATAAAAACTTTGTAAACTCGAGCAATGAGGTTATTCTTCAACTTGGCAATCAGACTGGAGTAACCACATTCGGTGCTAATTATATAACGACAGCTACAGTGACTCCGGGATACACCCTGCCAGATGCCGTATACAACAGTTTTGAAACCTTGCCAACACCTGATTTAAGAAAGATCAATTGGACAAGTTCAAAGACGGTATCCAATAAAACCTATTATGCCATAACCAAATATAAAGCGTCCTCAGGCGCAGGATCCGAATACCACGTTATGCTACGTTTAGCTGAACAATATCTTATCCGTGCAGAAGCTAGGGCCAAGCTCGGAAAATTAACAGAAGCACGGACGGATCTAGATGCCGTACGCAGTCGTGCGGGCCTTGCGGGACTTAACACAAGCTTAAACCAATCCCAGTTATTGTCTGCTATAGAGACCGAACGTCTCCATGAATTTTTTGGTGAGTTTGGCCATCGCTGGCTCGATCTTAAGCGCACCGACCGCGCTAACGCCGTATTGGCCCCAATCAAATCAAACTGGCAAACGACGGATGTCTTATTTCCGATTCCACAAGCGCAGATTTTAATCAATAGAAACTTGACACAAAATCCAGGATACGAAAATTAA
- a CDS encoding redoxin domain-containing protein — protein MKRKILTAAFAFALTAAFAQQPTKNKYQHYLPIIEKGTMEQKDSLANVLMSELKTYKSEEDYRTTINILCALGKEDLQTSVEAVAKKKYPKGSLTRDAFITNVFYTANTPLAKEKAYNELIKKWPVKNFSEEPLTYDYVVATLAQSFANDGNAQKAVHYLGELKERFWRGNGYIPVGQILLSAGDTATAAPLLKTAMDDSYYYLTLPENEKDNKARFAGMGYASSMSAYVNILVAQKKYAEALNYIENALKVAPEQADGLAMVYYKSLMGTGRKLEAYNILTKLYAKGQFAVENDLKKLYTELNGSDQGYERFNASLKTELTQNIRNHIKEMAVFKPAPDFELLNMKGEKVSLSSLKGKVVVLDFWATWCQPCVRSFPGMKAAQESYANDKDVQFLFMNTWERDKNYKENVVSFITKNNYPFEVLYDDQKDPQTGEVMAAKFGVKGIPAKFIIDKEGNIRYFLTGSTPNVDYIKLEMKELIEAAKKPYKG, from the coding sequence ATGAAAAGAAAAATCTTGACGGCTGCTTTCGCGTTTGCGCTAACAGCAGCATTTGCCCAACAACCCACAAAAAACAAATACCAACACTATCTGCCTATTATAGAAAAAGGGACGATGGAGCAAAAGGATTCGCTCGCAAATGTATTAATGAGCGAGCTAAAGACTTATAAGTCTGAAGAAGACTACCGCACGACAATCAATATTCTGTGCGCTTTAGGCAAAGAAGATCTGCAAACATCGGTCGAGGCAGTGGCAAAGAAAAAATACCCAAAAGGATCACTAACCCGCGATGCCTTTATAACCAATGTTTTTTACACGGCCAATACACCATTGGCAAAAGAGAAAGCGTATAATGAACTTATAAAAAAGTGGCCGGTTAAGAACTTCAGTGAAGAGCCCCTCACCTACGATTACGTAGTGGCTACTTTAGCACAGAGTTTTGCCAACGACGGAAATGCACAAAAAGCTGTGCATTATTTAGGCGAACTGAAAGAACGATTCTGGCGCGGAAACGGCTATATCCCTGTGGGGCAAATTTTGTTGAGTGCGGGCGACACGGCAACTGCTGCACCGCTCTTAAAAACTGCTATGGATGATAGCTATTATTATTTAACGCTTCCAGAGAATGAAAAAGATAACAAAGCCCGTTTTGCAGGCATGGGCTATGCGAGCTCCATGTCGGCTTATGTCAATATCCTCGTTGCACAGAAAAAATATGCCGAAGCGCTCAATTATATAGAGAATGCTTTAAAAGTTGCTCCAGAACAAGCGGATGGACTTGCAATGGTCTATTACAAATCACTAATGGGTACTGGAAGAAAGCTCGAGGCCTATAATATTCTCACCAAATTATATGCTAAAGGACAGTTCGCCGTCGAAAATGATCTTAAGAAATTGTATACCGAGTTGAACGGTTCTGATCAAGGCTACGAACGTTTTAACGCTTCCCTAAAAACGGAATTAACGCAGAACATCCGCAATCATATCAAGGAAATGGCAGTCTTTAAACCCGCACCTGATTTTGAGTTGCTTAATATGAAAGGTGAGAAAGTCTCCTTGAGCAGCTTAAAAGGAAAAGTAGTGGTATTAGATTTTTGGGCAACCTGGTGTCAACCCTGTGTCCGCTCATTTCCAGGAATGAAAGCTGCACAAGAATCGTATGCAAATGATAAAGATGTTCAATTTCTATTCATGAATACCTGGGAACGCGATAAGAATTACAAAGAAAATGTGGTCTCCTTTATCACTAAAAACAATTATCCGTTTGAAGTGCTTTACGATGATCAAAAAGATCCGCAAACTGGAGAAGTCATGGCGGCGAAATTTGGTGTTAAAGGTATTCCGGCAAAATTTATCATCGACAAAGAAGGCAATATTCGTTACTTTTTGACAGGATCTACACCAAACGTAGACTATATCAAATTAGAAATGAAAGAACTTATTGAGGCGGCTAAGAAACCTTATAAGGGCTAA
- a CDS encoding response regulator transcription factor, whose translation MAKDKIDILLIEDEPDLGEVFSRYLRYKGLTVFWESTAEGGWANFQRVSVKLLIIDVQLPDGNGFDLAQRIIASNPGQPIFFLTALHERNSRLKGLSLGAVDYIAKPFDMDEILLKIRNLLKVASASEKDPVLQLELEIGSLRLNMERFTLGNEVKKVQKLTVREAELLHYLILNKNMLVSKKDLLLKFWGNTDFFNGKSLEVFISRLRKLLQMDRKLHIESIYGAGYILHEDV comes from the coding sequence ATGGCAAAAGACAAGATTGATATTCTTTTGATCGAAGACGAACCCGATTTGGGGGAGGTTTTTTCGCGCTATCTGCGCTACAAAGGACTTACGGTGTTTTGGGAAAGTACCGCTGAAGGTGGCTGGGCAAATTTTCAGCGTGTTTCTGTCAAACTCCTGATCATCGATGTCCAGCTGCCCGATGGTAACGGTTTTGATCTTGCGCAACGGATAATTGCTAGCAATCCGGGACAGCCTATTTTCTTTTTGACAGCACTTCACGAGCGCAACTCCCGATTAAAGGGGCTTTCTTTAGGCGCCGTTGATTATATAGCCAAACCTTTCGATATGGATGAAATATTGCTCAAGATCCGCAATCTATTGAAAGTAGCTTCTGCTTCCGAAAAAGATCCGGTTTTACAGCTAGAATTGGAGATTGGCAGTTTGAGACTCAATATGGAGCGGTTTACGCTGGGAAATGAAGTGAAAAAGGTGCAAAAGCTCACCGTAAGGGAAGCAGAACTGCTGCATTACTTGATTTTGAATAAAAATATGTTGGTCAGCAAAAAAGATTTACTCTTAAAGTTTTGGGGCAATACAGACTTCTTTAATGGTAAAAGTTTGGAAGTTTTTATCTCCCGACTTCGCAAGTTGTTGCAAATGGATCGTAAACTCCACATCGAAAGTATCTATGGTGCAGGTTATATATTACATGAAGATGTTTGA